From a single Couchioplanes caeruleus genomic region:
- a CDS encoding site-specific DNA-methyltransferase: MPPRKKAAPAGPTPVDAITHPDKRVNLPTADAHDFVDPDMENPFTFRYPRPLHSPQLVWRGKEEQDLAEYLEGKVPPIYIQEKIDPRVLIENLRNTAASPEEEPELTLFDAFDGLDELDMVDFYQHEANWSNRMILGDSLNVMASLAERERLRGKVQMIYIDPPYGIKFGSNWQVSARKPEVTDGKIEHATREVEQIKAFRDTWELGINSYLSYLRDRLLAGRELLTDTGSCFVQIGDENVHLVRSVMDEVFGAENFCAQIVFTKTSGATSSLVPAVFDYLLWYSKDRKIVKKRDLYQPRKPIENPKERFVCVETSDGQLIDLSLAQKSGLEPIPEGRILRLQATDSQGATPDSANPVILGGREFFPPRGRHWSVTAAGVQRACMSGRIVAVGKTLTWKSYRDEFPFRPLTNFWSDVNATGFGTEKLYVVQTTTSVIQRCMLMTTDPGDLVVDPTCGSGTTALVAEQWGRRWITIDTSRVALALARQRIMGARYPWYLLADSPEGRAKESEVSGRPLPPVETSRDIRQGFVYERAQRILLSSIANNPDINEGMSHAEIEAAIKRHADYELLVDKPYEDQRRVRVAGPFTVESLSPHRSLAFAGSAVDQTGNTTVAGEETSDGDARFEQNILANLRNAGIQNGRKNERMSFSSVEPYASPYIQAVGLRDEASNGTAKRIGITVGPQYGTVGPQFIKDAAREAIRAKDIDLLCVLAFAFDPSVLGTAEEEYVTSADGFANVAAERRLGRVPVLLVRMNADLVMGEELKKTGAGNLFTVFGEPDIEIKTEDDELRVLLHGVDVYDPNTGELRSNSTDQIALWMIDTAYNGESFFVRHCHFTGGQDPYKRLKAALKAEIEPDAWASLYSTESRPFARPDTGKIAVKVINDYGDEVMKVFTV, from the coding sequence ATGCCCCCGAGGAAGAAGGCCGCCCCGGCCGGCCCCACCCCGGTCGACGCGATCACGCACCCCGACAAGCGCGTCAACCTGCCGACCGCCGACGCCCACGACTTCGTTGATCCGGATATGGAGAACCCGTTTACATTCCGATATCCGCGGCCGCTTCACAGCCCACAGCTCGTCTGGCGCGGCAAGGAGGAGCAAGACCTCGCCGAATATCTGGAGGGCAAGGTCCCGCCCATCTACATCCAGGAAAAGATCGACCCTCGGGTGCTGATCGAGAACCTGCGAAACACTGCGGCGTCGCCGGAGGAAGAGCCTGAGTTGACGCTCTTCGACGCCTTCGACGGCCTCGACGAGCTCGACATGGTGGACTTTTACCAGCACGAAGCCAACTGGTCGAACCGCATGATCCTCGGCGACTCGCTGAACGTCATGGCGAGCTTGGCGGAGCGGGAACGGCTACGTGGCAAAGTCCAGATGATTTATATCGATCCGCCATACGGCATCAAGTTTGGCTCTAACTGGCAAGTATCGGCTCGAAAGCCTGAAGTCACGGATGGCAAGATTGAGCATGCTACGCGGGAAGTCGAACAGATCAAGGCATTCCGTGATACTTGGGAACTTGGAATCAATTCCTACTTATCGTACCTGCGAGATCGCCTACTCGCCGGACGCGAACTCTTAACCGACACAGGTTCTTGTTTCGTCCAAATTGGAGACGAAAATGTGCATCTAGTACGCAGCGTTATGGACGAGGTGTTCGGAGCAGAGAACTTTTGTGCCCAAATCGTTTTCACCAAAACGAGCGGCGCGACGTCTTCTCTAGTGCCTGCCGTCTTCGACTACCTACTCTGGTATTCAAAGGATCGGAAGATTGTCAAGAAACGCGACCTCTACCAGCCCCGTAAGCCGATCGAGAACCCAAAAGAAAGATTCGTCTGCGTCGAGACATCAGATGGTCAGCTCATTGACCTCTCGCTAGCGCAGAAGTCGGGACTCGAGCCGATTCCAGAAGGAAGGATACTGCGCTTACAAGCTACAGACTCCCAAGGAGCAACTCCGGATTCCGCAAACCCTGTCATCCTGGGCGGCCGTGAATTTTTTCCGCCTAGAGGTAGGCACTGGAGTGTAACCGCTGCCGGGGTGCAGCGAGCGTGCATGAGTGGCCGCATCGTCGCGGTAGGAAAAACTCTAACGTGGAAGTCATATCGAGACGAATTTCCATTCCGGCCGCTAACGAACTTTTGGTCCGACGTTAACGCCACCGGATTCGGAACTGAGAAGCTATACGTTGTACAAACTACAACCTCGGTGATCCAACGCTGCATGCTTATGACGACGGATCCGGGGGATTTAGTCGTTGACCCAACTTGCGGATCCGGAACCACAGCACTCGTGGCCGAACAATGGGGCCGGAGATGGATTACCATCGATACATCACGAGTCGCGCTAGCGCTCGCCCGACAGCGAATCATGGGAGCGCGATACCCATGGTACTTACTGGCGGACAGCCCCGAGGGCAGGGCGAAAGAGTCGGAAGTCTCAGGTCGACCGCTACCGCCCGTAGAGACATCGCGAGACATACGACAGGGGTTTGTCTACGAACGCGCACAGCGAATTCTTCTCAGTTCTATAGCGAACAATCCTGACATCAACGAGGGAATGTCCCATGCGGAGATTGAGGCTGCGATCAAACGGCACGCCGACTACGAGCTCTTAGTCGACAAGCCATACGAGGACCAACGCAGAGTCCGCGTAGCCGGCCCGTTCACCGTTGAGAGCTTGTCGCCACATCGTTCGCTGGCCTTCGCAGGTAGCGCTGTCGACCAAACGGGCAACACCACGGTCGCCGGCGAGGAGACCTCCGACGGTGACGCGCGCTTCGAACAGAATATTCTCGCGAACCTACGCAACGCCGGCATTCAAAACGGTCGCAAGAATGAACGCATGAGCTTCAGCTCAGTGGAGCCCTACGCATCCCCGTACATCCAAGCTGTCGGACTGAGGGACGAGGCTAGCAACGGCACCGCGAAGAGGATCGGCATTACCGTCGGCCCGCAGTACGGGACGGTGGGTCCGCAGTTCATCAAGGACGCTGCTCGCGAGGCGATCCGCGCCAAGGACATCGACCTGCTGTGCGTTCTCGCGTTCGCATTCGATCCCTCAGTGCTCGGAACGGCGGAGGAGGAATACGTCACCTCGGCGGATGGCTTTGCGAACGTGGCCGCCGAGCGGCGACTCGGCCGCGTACCGGTACTGCTCGTCCGCATGAACGCCGACCTGGTGATGGGCGAAGAACTGAAGAAGACCGGCGCCGGCAACCTGTTCACCGTGTTCGGCGAACCGGACATCGAGATCAAGACCGAGGACGACGAGCTGCGCGTGCTGCTGCACGGCGTCGATGTGTACGACCCAAACACGGGCGAGCTGCGCAGCAACAGCACCGACCAGATCGCTCTGTGGATGATCGACACGGCGTACAACGGCGAGTCGTTCTTCGTCCGGCATTGCCACTTCACCGGCGGGCAAGACCCGTACAAGCGTCTCAAGGCGGCCCTCAAGGCCGAGATCGAACCGGACGCCTGGGCGAGTCTCTACTCCACGGAGTCACGCCCGTTCGCCCGGCCGGACACGGGAAAGATCGCGGTCAAGGTGATCAACGACTACGGCGACGAGGTGATGAAGGTATTCACTGTCTGA
- a CDS encoding BPTD_3080 family restriction endonuclease, producing MTLSEVAAEAPDLSNPIINSPYEPPQQHFEIGPHGPTGALKPGRRPSESFIPLPPSRKTRQKHVQEALDFDITGERREVNSLVNDIRREVERWRANNWTGVTPYTRKLLAHWAPGPHREDPVLFCQREAVETAIFLAEVAGRHGTTDYRRRLEPENRMHSDGLPRVALKMATGSGKTVVMAMLIAWQTVNKVMTPRDARFAKRFLIVAPGITIRDRLGVLQPERDDNYYDERNLVPPDLWEVVLQANVKVVNYHTFLPRDAKEIKGVNANTRKLLRGNRPPGDADAFQETPDMVADRVLGAFGSTEGGLVVFNDEAHHCYQDKLLEHPEDVADKSDKERNREARVWFRGLQDVSRRTSVKTVYDLSATPYYLKGSGYNEGHIFPWVVSDFSLMDAIESGIVKIPRIPVDDDAVAQQPVYLNLWDNIRPPLPQRQSSKGAPITSQGWVMPETLEGAIRSLYRSYEQNHVRYEKDLAGLGEPPPVMIIVCPNTVVSKLVYEWIAGWEVDQDGEKRLRPGNLSLLSNIEDGVWTTRQRTILVDSVALESGDPLGPDFKQAAAREIEAFKQEFRLRNPGADVEKINDADLLREAMNTIGKKGKLGEHIRCVVSVAMLTEGWDANTVTHILGVRPFRSQLLCEQVVGRGLRRRSYAANADGKFEPEYAEVYGVPFAFIPSDRATPPPQKDIRPAIRVYAVSERADLAIRWPKLDGYRVELPDETLIADFDEKSRLHVTQEFVALWVENQGVVGERLQIELADIRGARDQRIAYTIAKRLMEDEKYLAAADGVERPWLFPQVVEICRQWLKEWVTTDPDVSKGNLLLVQATSRAAEKVFGSIIRQLGNRAKVLMPVLRRFDPEGSTDDVDFVTRKVVMAPPPQKSHLTEVVLDGQRGNTWEEGLAEILEGDSRVHAYVKNERLGFTIPYVHEGRQHDYVPDFIVRLVPRDADDVERTLIVEVSGSRKSPGPTAAKAHTARHEWCAAVNNWGQYGRWGYVEATHPMQFREVLHDAIENLYADRPIIGLPD from the coding sequence CGGCCAAGCGAGTCGTTCATCCCCTTGCCGCCAAGTCGCAAGACACGGCAGAAGCATGTGCAAGAGGCACTCGACTTTGACATCACCGGCGAACGGCGGGAAGTCAACAGCCTCGTCAACGACATCCGCCGCGAGGTTGAGAGATGGCGGGCGAACAACTGGACCGGTGTGACGCCGTACACCCGGAAGCTGTTGGCCCACTGGGCTCCCGGACCGCATCGGGAGGACCCGGTGCTGTTCTGCCAACGGGAGGCGGTGGAGACCGCCATCTTCCTCGCCGAAGTAGCGGGTCGGCATGGGACGACGGACTACCGCCGACGGCTGGAGCCGGAAAATCGCATGCACAGCGACGGCCTGCCGCGCGTGGCACTAAAGATGGCCACTGGCAGCGGCAAGACCGTCGTGATGGCGATGTTGATCGCCTGGCAAACCGTCAACAAGGTGATGACCCCTCGGGACGCGCGGTTCGCAAAGCGATTTCTGATCGTGGCCCCGGGAATCACCATTCGCGACCGACTCGGCGTCCTGCAGCCGGAGCGGGACGACAACTACTACGACGAACGGAACCTGGTACCGCCGGATCTCTGGGAGGTCGTCCTCCAGGCCAACGTCAAGGTGGTCAACTACCACACATTCCTCCCTAGAGACGCCAAGGAAATTAAGGGAGTCAACGCCAACACCCGCAAGCTGCTGCGCGGGAACCGACCGCCCGGTGACGCCGACGCATTCCAAGAAACCCCGGATATGGTCGCGGACCGAGTGCTCGGCGCGTTCGGGTCGACCGAGGGTGGCCTTGTTGTCTTCAATGACGAGGCACATCACTGCTACCAGGACAAACTGCTGGAGCACCCGGAAGACGTCGCTGATAAATCCGACAAGGAGCGAAACCGCGAGGCACGCGTGTGGTTCCGCGGACTGCAGGACGTCTCGCGCCGGACCTCAGTCAAGACGGTCTATGACCTATCGGCGACCCCGTACTACCTCAAGGGTTCCGGCTATAACGAGGGGCACATCTTCCCCTGGGTGGTCAGCGATTTCTCGCTGATGGACGCCATCGAGTCCGGCATCGTCAAGATCCCGCGCATCCCCGTGGACGACGACGCCGTCGCTCAGCAACCGGTGTACCTCAACCTGTGGGACAACATCCGGCCACCGCTGCCCCAGCGCCAGTCTTCCAAGGGCGCACCGATCACCTCGCAGGGGTGGGTGATGCCGGAAACCCTCGAGGGCGCGATTCGCAGTCTGTATCGCTCGTACGAGCAGAACCACGTCCGCTATGAGAAGGACCTAGCGGGACTCGGCGAGCCTCCACCCGTGATGATCATCGTTTGCCCGAATACGGTCGTGTCCAAGTTGGTTTACGAGTGGATTGCCGGCTGGGAGGTCGACCAGGACGGTGAGAAGCGGCTGCGTCCAGGCAACCTGTCACTGCTGAGCAACATCGAGGATGGCGTCTGGACGACCCGGCAACGGACCATCCTGGTCGACTCGGTCGCGTTGGAGTCCGGGGATCCACTTGGGCCTGACTTTAAGCAGGCCGCGGCTCGCGAGATCGAGGCATTCAAGCAGGAGTTTCGACTGCGTAACCCGGGCGCTGACGTGGAAAAGATCAACGACGCCGACTTGCTCCGCGAGGCGATGAACACCATCGGCAAAAAGGGCAAGCTCGGCGAGCACATCCGCTGTGTCGTCTCGGTGGCCATGCTCACTGAGGGGTGGGACGCCAACACCGTCACCCACATCCTCGGCGTGCGGCCATTCCGCAGTCAGCTGCTGTGCGAGCAGGTGGTCGGCCGCGGTCTACGCCGCCGCAGCTACGCTGCGAACGCAGACGGCAAGTTCGAGCCGGAGTACGCCGAGGTGTACGGCGTGCCGTTCGCCTTTATCCCCTCCGACCGCGCTACCCCGCCGCCGCAGAAGGACATCCGGCCGGCGATTCGGGTGTACGCGGTATCCGAGCGAGCCGACCTTGCGATCCGGTGGCCAAAGCTGGACGGCTATCGCGTCGAACTCCCGGACGAGACGCTGATCGCAGACTTCGATGAAAAGTCACGTCTGCACGTCACCCAGGAGTTCGTGGCGCTGTGGGTGGAAAACCAGGGTGTCGTAGGCGAGCGGCTGCAGATTGAGCTGGCCGACATCCGGGGCGCCCGTGACCAACGCATCGCCTACACCATCGCCAAGCGGCTCATGGAAGACGAGAAGTACCTAGCCGCCGCGGACGGCGTAGAAAGGCCCTGGCTCTTCCCGCAGGTCGTCGAAATCTGCCGGCAGTGGCTGAAGGAGTGGGTGACCACCGACCCCGACGTGTCGAAGGGCAACCTTCTGCTGGTTCAGGCAACCTCGCGGGCAGCTGAAAAGGTCTTCGGATCGATCATCCGCCAGCTCGGCAACCGCGCCAAGGTGCTGATGCCGGTCCTGCGCCGATTTGATCCCGAAGGCTCGACGGACGATGTCGACTTCGTTACCCGCAAGGTAGTCATGGCGCCACCGCCACAGAAATCGCACCTGACCGAGGTCGTGCTCGACGGCCAGCGCGGCAACACCTGGGAAGAGGGTCTCGCCGAGATCCTTGAGGGAGACTCGCGGGTCCACGCCTACGTCAAGAACGAACGCCTCGGCTTCACCATCCCGTACGTTCATGAAGGCCGCCAGCACGACTACGTGCCCGACTTCATTGTGCGACTGGTTCCGCGAGACGCAGACGACGTCGAACGGACGCTCATCGTCGAAGTTTCTGGAAGCCGCAAGTCCCCCGGGCCAACCGCCGCCAAGGCGCACACCGCCAGGCACGAGTGGTGCGCTGCCGTGAACAACTGGGGCCAGTACGGCCGCTGGGGCTACGTAGAAGCCACCCACCCTATGCAGTTCCGCGAAGTGCTGCACGACGCCATCGAGAACCTGTATGCCGACCGGCCGATCATCGGTCTGCCCGACTGA